The Spirosoma foliorum genome has a window encoding:
- a CDS encoding cell filamentation protein Fic: MATPAEKLAQSLEALHTLQQTEKIVAIRTTDLTRTHRERLLKHGFLKEVLKGWYITSRPDELPGDTTGWYTSFWQFCATYLNERFGDQWVLSPEQSLALHSGNWVVPSQLLVRSANANNNETKLLFGTSLFDIRVNLPVDDEVVIEEGIRIYSLTAALVFCSTIYFVRSPMDARNVLALVRDASDLLTILLRGGHTVVAGRLAGAFRNIGNNRIADEIVQTMRSAGYEVREDDPFTAKFSGILSFRETSPYVNRVRLMWQSMRERVLAVFPAAPGLPQDIDTYLKQVDDAFVTDAYNSLSIEGYQVTPALIERVRQGQWNPDQVESDQDQKNALAARGYWQAHQTVRQTIRSVLQGQNAGGSNRQ, translated from the coding sequence ATGGCAACCCCAGCGGAAAAATTGGCTCAGTCACTTGAAGCCTTACATACTCTGCAACAAACCGAAAAGATAGTTGCTATTCGAACCACCGATTTGACCCGTACCCACCGGGAACGGCTGCTGAAACATGGTTTTTTAAAAGAAGTTCTGAAAGGTTGGTACATTACTTCCCGACCCGACGAATTACCCGGTGATACGACCGGCTGGTATACCTCCTTCTGGCAATTTTGCGCGACTTATCTGAATGAACGCTTTGGCGATCAATGGGTGCTTTCACCCGAACAATCCTTAGCGCTTCACAGCGGCAATTGGGTTGTTCCTAGTCAACTTCTGGTTCGCTCCGCCAACGCCAATAATAACGAAACCAAACTGCTGTTCGGCACTTCATTATTTGACATCCGAGTCAATCTGCCCGTGGATGACGAAGTCGTTATCGAAGAGGGGATACGAATTTATTCCTTGACGGCTGCGCTGGTGTTCTGTTCCACAATTTATTTTGTTCGCTCCCCGATGGATGCCCGCAACGTACTAGCCTTGGTACGGGATGCATCCGATCTGCTCACTATCCTACTGCGGGGAGGGCATACAGTGGTAGCTGGGCGGCTAGCAGGAGCCTTTCGTAATATTGGCAATAACCGCATAGCGGATGAGATAGTCCAGACGATGCGGTCGGCTGGGTATGAGGTGCGGGAAGATGATCCGTTTACCGCAAAATTTTCGGGTATCTTATCCTTTCGGGAGACCTCCCCTTACGTGAACCGGGTTCGTTTGATGTGGCAAAGTATGCGGGAACGCGTTTTAGCTGTCTTTCCGGCAGCCCCCGGCCTTCCGCAAGACATCGACACTTATCTGAAACAGGTGGATGATGCCTTTGTGACGGATGCATATAATTCGCTTTCAATCGAAGGGTATCAGGTAACACCTGCGCTGATTGAGCGCGTTCGGCAAGGCCAGTGGAATCCTGACCAGGTGGAATCCGATCAAGACCAAAAGAATGCCTTAGCTGCTCGTGGGTATTGGCAAGCTCACCAGACCGTCAGGCAAACAATCCGCTCCGTTTTGCAGGGGCAAAACGCAGGGGGAAGCAATCGACAGTGA
- a CDS encoding Fic family protein: protein MSVGLLKASDLAGYRNGQVYIRGSKHVPLNRDAVRDVMPVFFELLQAETESAVRVVLGHFIFVYIHPYMDGNGRIGRFLMNTMLASGGYPWTIIPLSERSRYMHALEKASTEQDITDFAVFLANLVRNNQVV, encoded by the coding sequence GTGAGTGTTGGCCTGTTAAAAGCCAGCGATCTAGCTGGTTATCGCAATGGACAGGTCTATATCCGGGGATCCAAGCATGTTCCGCTCAATCGGGATGCGGTGCGGGATGTCATGCCCGTGTTTTTTGAATTACTCCAGGCGGAAACGGAATCTGCTGTCAGGGTCGTGCTTGGTCATTTTATCTTCGTTTATATTCACCCATATATGGACGGCAACGGCAGAATAGGTCGTTTTTTAATGAATACCATGCTGGCCTCAGGTGGCTATCCCTGGACAATTATTCCCTTGAGTGAACGCAGCCGGTATATGCATGCTTTAGAGAAAGCCAGTACCGAACAGGACATTACTGATTTTGCCGTTTTTCTAGCCAATCTGGTCAGAAACAATCAGGTAGTGTAA